A window of Armatimonadota bacterium genomic DNA:
GTCTTAGCCATTCAAGCGTCCTCCCTCCATTGGAGACAAATACCAAAGTTCAGCAATCCGTGCGCTAGTCGCGCGCGCCTCTCCGCTCGTTTCCATCCAAATGACGTTCGGTTCTCGTCTAAACCACGTCATCTGCCTCTTGGCGTATCTTCGCGTCTGAAGCTGGAAATCCTCTACCGCTTGCGCGCGAGTCGACTCTCCTTTGAGCATCCTCACAGCCTGCTTTACGCCCAACATGCGCAGGGCCGGCGCGTCTTCGGGCGCTCCCGCTTCCAACAGCGCTCGGGTCTCCTCCACGAGTCCTGTTTCGAACAGATGGGCCGAACGCCGATCGATGCGCTCGTACAGCGCCTTCCGATCCATCGTCAGCCCGATTTTGAGCGAAGGAAGCTCGCACTCCTCGCGCTTTTGCCAATCGGACCAGGGCAACCCCGATACAGTATACACTTCCAACGCGCGAAGGTTTCGAACAGGGTCGTTCGGATGTATTTTTTGAGCCGCTATCGGGTCTATTCGCTCTAATTCGGCCCTGATGGCCGCTGGTCCTTTGGATTGGAGTTCCAAGCGCGTCTGGAGCGAAACTGGCGGCGGCGGGCGATACTGCGCCAGCAGAGCGCGGATATACAGCCCCGTGCCGCCGCACACGATGGGCAACCGCCCCCTTTGCCGAATCTCTCGGATCGCGGCTCTCGCCAACTCGGCGAATCGACCGGCCGTGAAGGCTTCTCGCGGATCGGCGACATCGATCAGATGGAACGGCACGCCCTTGCGCTCTTCTTGCGTGGGCTTTACCGCGCTGACGTCCATCCCGCGATAAACCGCCGCGCTATCGGCCGAGATAATTTCGCCATCGAGCCTGAGCGCCGTTTCGATCGCAACGTCCGTCTTCCCGACCGCCGTCGGGCCTAGGATAACGAGGATGCGGCGGTCCTGCGACTGTTGACCCGGCGCCGGTTGCCCTTGTGCCTCTTGAGGTTGGTTCTCTTGCCCCATCATTTTAGGAGGCTGTTCGCCTGCTTTGGCGTCATTATAGCCGTTCAGCCAGAGCAGGCGAACAGGTCTCGATTGGCATCCGAGAAGCGAGATCTATCCGGTATTCTAAAGTGCTCGGATATAAATCGACAAAGGGGACCAAGGTGCCATATGACAATGTTTCTCGCGGTCGCGACTGTGCTCGTCTGCATCGGCCAAACCGCCCCGAACTCCCCCATGCAAACCAGGTTCATCGACCTTTCGAAGGAGACGCACCGACAAATCGTCGTCGATCGGGAGCCGGGGCAGTACCTGGGCCACGTTTCGACTGTGCTGTTGGAGGACGGTCGCACTCTATTGGCCGCGTATCCAAGAGGCCACGGAAAGGGCGCGATCGTGCTCAAGAAGAGCACGGACGGCGGCAAGACCTGGAGCGAACGGCTGCCCGTACCGGATAACTGGTCGACGAGTTTAGAAACGCCGACCATTCATCGCACAATCGACCCTAAGAGCGGGAAGAAGCGCCTCATCCTCTGGTCCGGTCTTTATCCGGCGCGCCTTGCCTTTAGCGAGGACGACGGCAAAACCTGGACGCCGCTCAAACAGGCGGGCGATTGGGGCGGAATCGTCGTGATGGGCTTTGTGGAAAGACTAAGCGACGGCCGCTATCTGGCCATGTTTCACGACGATGGCCGATTCTTTTCCAAGAATGGCAGGGCAACCGGCGCTTTCACGCTTTACAAGACCTACTCGACAGACGGCGGGCTGACTTGGTCGTTCCCTGAAGTCGTTTGGAGCGGTTCCGATATTCATTTGTGCGAACCTGGTTTTGTCCGGTCGCCCGACGGCAAGCGCCTCGCGGTTTTGTTGCGCGAGAATCGTCGCGTCAAGCGATCGCACGTCATGTTCTCAAGCGACGAGGGCAAGACGTGGAGCGTGCCTCGCGAACTTCCGCTGGAATTGACCGGAGATCGGCACACGGCCAAATATGCCCCGGACGGCAGGTTAGTCGTAAGCTTTCGCGATATGGCTTCCGGAAGCCCGACCTGGGGCGATTGGGTCGTTTGGGTCGGGACGTTCGAGGACATTGAGCAAGGACGCCCGGGCCAGTACCGCGTTCGTCTGATGGACAATCTGAAAGGCTCGGATTGCGCCTACCCTGGAGTCGAAGCCTTGCCGGACGGCACATTCGTCTGCGCGACGTATGGCCATTGGGCAGAGGGCGAACAGCCTTATATCGTCTCAGTTCGGTTTAAGTTGCAGGAGTTCGACCAAAAGTAAAAATCCCCCAGAGCCCTTGGAGAGGGCCTGGGGG
This region includes:
- the miaA gene encoding tRNA (adenosine(37)-N6)-dimethylallyltransferase MiaA, coding for MGQENQPQEAQGQPAPGQQSQDRRILVILGPTAVGKTDVAIETALRLDGEIISADSAAVYRGMDVSAVKPTQEERKGVPFHLIDVADPREAFTAGRFAELARAAIREIRQRGRLPIVCGGTGLYIRALLAQYRPPPPVSLQTRLELQSKGPAAIRAELERIDPIAAQKIHPNDPVRNLRALEVYTVSGLPWSDWQKREECELPSLKIGLTMDRKALYERIDRRSAHLFETGLVEETRALLEAGAPEDAPALRMLGVKQAVRMLKGESTRAQAVEDFQLQTRRYAKRQMTWFRREPNVIWMETSGEARATSARIAELWYLSPMEGGRLNG
- a CDS encoding exo-alpha-sialidase; this encodes MTMFLAVATVLVCIGQTAPNSPMQTRFIDLSKETHRQIVVDREPGQYLGHVSTVLLEDGRTLLAAYPRGHGKGAIVLKKSTDGGKTWSERLPVPDNWSTSLETPTIHRTIDPKSGKKRLILWSGLYPARLAFSEDDGKTWTPLKQAGDWGGIVVMGFVERLSDGRYLAMFHDDGRFFSKNGRATGAFTLYKTYSTDGGLTWSFPEVVWSGSDIHLCEPGFVRSPDGKRLAVLLRENRRVKRSHVMFSSDEGKTWSVPRELPLELTGDRHTAKYAPDGRLVVSFRDMASGSPTWGDWVVWVGTFEDIEQGRPGQYRVRLMDNLKGSDCAYPGVEALPDGTFVCATYGHWAEGEQPYIVSVRFKLQEFDQK